A genome region from Natronosalvus rutilus includes the following:
- a CDS encoding pyridoxal-phosphate dependent enzyme — translation MGTPSDLVCPDCGAEYAAGPDEPWRCTCGHGLEFAARPHPEGNPLPLSQLDTTEGLWTFFEFLPIEKHVTFHEGFTPLVDAPEWDAQFKLEYVFPTGSFKDRGATTTLSRAVELGVEKVVEDSSGNAGAAIATYAARAGLEADIYVPADVKQSKLMAIQRVDARPVRVEGSREDVTAACLDAVESGEGWYASHAWNPAFYAGTMTFAFEIAAQRGWTVPDALVLPIGHGTLFLGAYRGFKLLNDAGIVESMPRLLGAQAAGYAPIVAALGGDTTGEDGERTDIADGIQIAEPARGTQILEAIEATDGDAIALGSNVLETTLDRLHRNGYYVEPTCAAAPAALRRYREAGVLDDDDDVVVPLTGSGLKTM, via the coding sequence GTGGGTACACCAAGCGACCTCGTCTGTCCCGATTGCGGGGCCGAGTACGCCGCCGGCCCGGACGAACCCTGGCGCTGTACCTGCGGACACGGCCTCGAGTTCGCGGCTCGCCCCCACCCCGAGGGGAACCCGTTGCCGCTCTCCCAGCTCGACACCACCGAGGGGCTGTGGACGTTCTTCGAGTTCCTCCCCATCGAGAAACACGTCACGTTCCACGAGGGGTTCACCCCGCTCGTCGACGCTCCCGAGTGGGACGCCCAGTTCAAACTCGAGTACGTCTTTCCCACCGGTTCGTTCAAGGATCGCGGTGCGACGACGACCCTCTCGCGCGCGGTCGAACTCGGCGTCGAGAAGGTCGTCGAGGACTCCTCGGGCAACGCCGGGGCGGCCATCGCGACCTACGCGGCGAGAGCCGGCCTCGAGGCCGACATCTACGTCCCGGCGGACGTCAAGCAGTCGAAGCTGATGGCGATCCAGCGTGTCGACGCACGCCCTGTCCGCGTCGAAGGGAGTCGCGAGGACGTCACGGCAGCCTGTCTCGACGCCGTCGAGAGTGGTGAGGGGTGGTACGCCTCCCACGCCTGGAACCCGGCGTTCTACGCAGGGACGATGACCTTCGCGTTCGAAATCGCCGCCCAGCGCGGGTGGACCGTCCCGGACGCGCTCGTGCTCCCGATCGGCCACGGGACGCTCTTCTTGGGCGCCTACCGGGGATTCAAGTTGCTCAACGACGCCGGGATCGTCGAGTCGATGCCCCGCCTGCTGGGCGCCCAGGCGGCGGGCTACGCGCCCATCGTCGCCGCCCTCGGCGGCGACACCACCGGCGAGGACGGGGAACGAACCGACATCGCCGACGGCATCCAGATCGCCGAACCCGCCCGCGGCACCCAGATCCTCGAGGCCATCGAGGCGACCGACGGCGACGCCATCGCCCTGGGGAGCAACGTCCTGGAGACGACCCTGGATCGGCTCCACCGGAACGGCTACTACGTCGAGCCGACGTGCGCGGCGGCCCCGGCGGCCCTCCGCCGGTACCGCGAGGCGGGCGTCCTGGACGACGACGATGACGTGGTCGTCCCGCTCACGGGAAGCGGCCTGAAGACGATGTAG
- a CDS encoding HalOD1 output domain-containing protein translates to MGSHYRPVDGESPTLAVVQAVATAAGRQPEDLEPLYDSIDGGALDGVLEGGGDVRVRFEFAGFDVDVTLEEVRLTERA, encoded by the coding sequence ATGGGGAGCCACTACAGGCCGGTCGATGGGGAATCGCCGACGCTCGCGGTCGTCCAGGCCGTTGCGACCGCTGCGGGTCGACAGCCAGAGGACCTCGAGCCGCTGTACGACTCCATCGATGGGGGTGCGTTGGACGGGGTTCTCGAGGGTGGTGGCGACGTTCGCGTCCGGTTCGAGTTCGCGGGCTTCGACGTCGATGTGACGCTGGAAGAGGTTCGCCTGACCGAGCGGGCATAG
- the pyrG gene encoding glutamine hydrolyzing CTP synthase, with the protein MPTEPDTQYDSSLGSKFIFVTGGVMSGLGKGITAASTGRLLKNAGFDVTAVKIDPYLNVDAGTMNPYQHGEVYVLKDGGEVDLDLGNYERFLGIDMHSDHNVTTGKTYKHVIEKERAGDYLGKTVQIIPHITDDIKRRIREAAEGTDVCLVEVGGTVGDIEGMPYLEALRQFAHEEPEENVLFVHVTLVPYSKNGEQKTKPTQHSVKEVRSIGLQPDVIVGRSDDKLEPSTKEKIALFCDIPTEAVFSNPDVEDVYHVPLAVEEEGLDEYVLEHFDLADEALPPAERTREWREVVTTEKTESVDIALVGKYDLEDAYMSIHESLKHAGFELGAEVNVEWVFADDLADGHDGQLEGVDGVIVPGGFGMRGTEGKIEAIRYAREHNVAFLGLCLGFQMAVVEYARHVLGLEGAHSTEMDAETPHPVIDILPEQYEVENLGGTMRLGEHTTVIEPETLAYDLYQDTSCQERHRHRYEVNPEYFEAFADEPLTFSGTAGNRMEILELEGHPFFLGTQYHPEYSSRPGDPSPPFVGLVESVLEAGRTDGGDVPSGAGDADETEVTH; encoded by the coding sequence ATGCCGACGGAACCGGACACCCAATACGACTCCTCGCTGGGGAGCAAGTTCATTTTCGTCACCGGCGGGGTGATGTCAGGTCTCGGGAAGGGGATCACGGCCGCGAGCACCGGCCGGCTCCTGAAGAACGCGGGCTTCGACGTCACCGCGGTCAAGATCGACCCGTACCTGAACGTCGACGCCGGGACGATGAACCCCTACCAGCACGGGGAAGTGTACGTCCTCAAGGACGGCGGCGAGGTCGACCTCGACCTCGGGAACTACGAGCGCTTCCTTGGGATCGACATGCACTCCGATCACAACGTCACGACGGGCAAGACCTACAAGCACGTGATCGAGAAGGAGCGCGCGGGCGACTACCTCGGGAAGACGGTCCAGATCATCCCGCACATCACCGACGACATCAAGCGGCGCATCCGCGAGGCCGCCGAGGGAACCGACGTCTGCCTCGTCGAGGTCGGCGGCACCGTCGGAGACATCGAGGGGATGCCCTACCTCGAGGCCCTGCGCCAGTTCGCCCACGAGGAACCTGAGGAGAACGTCCTGTTCGTCCACGTGACCCTGGTTCCGTACTCGAAAAACGGCGAGCAGAAGACGAAGCCGACCCAGCACTCGGTGAAGGAGGTTCGATCGATCGGCCTCCAGCCGGACGTGATCGTCGGCCGTTCGGACGACAAACTCGAGCCCAGTACCAAAGAGAAGATCGCACTCTTCTGTGACATTCCCACCGAGGCCGTCTTCTCGAACCCCGACGTCGAGGACGTCTACCACGTCCCGCTGGCCGTCGAGGAAGAAGGCCTCGACGAGTACGTCCTCGAGCACTTCGACCTGGCCGACGAGGCGCTCCCGCCCGCCGAGCGTACTCGCGAGTGGCGCGAGGTCGTCACCACCGAGAAGACCGAGTCGGTCGACATCGCGCTGGTCGGCAAGTACGACCTCGAGGACGCCTACATGTCGATCCACGAGTCGCTGAAACACGCCGGGTTCGAACTCGGCGCCGAGGTTAACGTCGAGTGGGTGTTCGCCGACGACCTCGCTGACGGCCACGACGGCCAGCTCGAGGGCGTCGACGGCGTCATCGTCCCTGGCGGGTTCGGAATGCGCGGCACCGAAGGCAAGATCGAGGCGATTCGGTACGCCCGCGAGCACAACGTGGCCTTCCTCGGCCTCTGTCTGGGCTTCCAGATGGCCGTCGTCGAGTACGCCCGCCACGTCCTCGGCCTCGAGGGCGCACACTCGACGGAGATGGACGCGGAGACGCCCCACCCCGTCATCGACATCCTGCCCGAACAGTACGAGGTCGAGAACCTGGGCGGAACGATGCGCCTGGGCGAACACACGACCGTCATCGAACCCGAGACGCTCGCTTACGACCTCTACCAGGATACGTCGTGTCAGGAGCGCCACCGCCACCGCTACGAGGTCAACCCCGAGTACTTCGAGGCGTTCGCGGACGAACCCCTGACCTTCTCGGGGACTGCGGGTAACCGAATGGAGATCCTCGAACTCGAGGGCCACCCGTTCTTCCTCGGGACGCAGTACCACCCCGAGTACAGTTCGCGACCGGGCGACCCGAGCCCGCCGTTCGTGGGGTTGGTCGAGAGCGTACTCGAGGCGGGTCGAACGGACGGCGGAGACGTACCGAGCGGTGCAGGCGACGCAGACGAAACCGAGGTGACTCACTGA